The Kwoniella mangroviensis CBS 8507 chromosome 1 map unlocalized Ctg02, whole genome shotgun sequence genome window below encodes:
- a CDS encoding ATP synthase subunit alpha, mitochondrial, whose product MRAAFRNTLRGAVASSARTRAAPLAARTYATAKPAASEVSSILEGRIAGASVGGDVQETGRVLTIGDGIARVYGLRNVQAEEMVEFSSGVRGMCLNLEADNVGVTIFGNDRLIKEGDTVKRTGQIVDVPVGPGLLGRVVDALGNPIDGKGPIKADGRTQAQLKAPGILPRRSVHEPMQTGLKSVDSLVPIGRGQRELIIGDRQTGKSAVAIDTILNQKKWNDGADESKKLYCVYVAVGQKRSTVAQLVQTLEQNDALKYSIIVAATASEAAPLQYLAPFSGCAMGEWFRDNGRHALIIYDDLSKQAVAYRQMSLLLRRPPGREAYPGDVFYLHSRLLERAAKLNADYGSGSLTALPIIETQGGDVSAYIPTNVISITDGQIFLEAELFFKGVRPAINVGLSVSRVGSAAQTKLMKSVAGSLKLYLAQYREVAAFAQFGSDLDASTRYLLNRGARLTELLKQPQYQPMPTEIMAPLIYAGVNGKLDKVPVDKIGAWEKSFTELLKSQHAALLEKLSGGVLTKEIEEEMAKVIDAHVADFTA is encoded by the exons ATGCGTGCCGCCTTCAGGAACACCCTCAGAGGAGCTGTCGCTTCCAGC GCCAGAACCAGAGCTGCTCCCCTCGCTGCTCGAACCTACGCTACCGCCAAGCCTG CCGCTTCTGAAgtctcttccatcctcgaGGGCCGAATCGCCGGTGCTTCCGTCGGTGGTGATGTCCAAGAGACCGGACGAGTCTTGACCATTGGTGATGGTATCGCGAGAGTCTACGGTTTGAGAAACGTTCAAGCCGAAGAAATGGTTGAATTCTCCTCAGGTGTCCGAGGAATGTGTTTGAACTTGGAAGCCGACAACGTCGGTGTAACCATCTTCGGTAACGATAGATTGATCAAGGAAGGTGATACCGTCAAGAGAACCGGTCAGATCGTGGATGTCCCCGTAGGACCTGGTCTTTTGGGTCGAGTCGTCGATGCCCTCGGTAACCCCATCGACGGTAAAGGTCCTATCAAGGCCGACGGTAGAACCCAAGCTCAATTGAAGGCTCCTGGTATCTTGCCCCGACGATCCGTACACGAACCCATGCAAACTGGTCTCAAATCAGTCGACTCCTTGGTACCT ATCGGTCGAGGACAACGAGAACTTATTATCGGTGACAGACAAACCGGTAAATCCGCCGTCGCTATCGACACCATCCTTAACCAAAAGAAATGGAACGACGGTGCCGATGAATCCAAGAAACTCTACTGTGTTTACGTTGCCGTTGGTCAAAAACGATCCACCGTCGCTCAGCTCGTTCAAACCCTTGAACAAAACGATGCCTTGAAatactccatcatcgtcgCTGCCACCGCTTCCGAAGCCGCTCCTCTTCAGTACCTTGCTCCTTTCTCTGGTTGTGCCATGGGTGAATGGTTCAGAGACAATGGTAGACACGCCTTGATCATCTACGATGATTTGTCCAAACAAGCCGTCGCCTATCGACAAATGTCTTTGCTTCTTAGACGACCTCCCGGACGAGAAGCTTACCCTGGTGATGTCTTCTACTTGCACTCCAGACTTTTGGAGAGAGCCGCCAAGCTCAACGCCGATTACGGATCTGGTTCCCTCACTGCCCTCCCCATCATTGAAACCCAAGGTGGTGATGTGTCCGCTTATATCCCCACCAACGTTATTTCCATCACCGATGGACAAATCTTCTTGGAAGCTGAATTATTCTTCAAGGGTGTTCGACCAGCTATCAACGTCGGTCTTTCCGTATCTCGAGTAGGTTCCGCCGCTCAAACCAAATTGATGAAATCCGTTGCCGGTTCTCTTAAATTGTACCTTGCCCAATACCGAGAAGTCGCTGCTTTCGCTCAATTCGGTTCCGATTTGGATGCTTCTACCCGATACCTCCTTAACAGAGGTGCTCGTCTTACCGAACTCCTCAAACAACCTCAATACCAACC CATGCCTACCGAAATCATGGCTCCTTTGATCTACGCTGGTGTTAACGGTAAACTCGATAAAGTCCCTGTTGACAAGATTGGTGCTTGGGAAAAATCTTT CACTGAACTCCTCAAATCTCAACACGCTGCTCTCCTCGAGAAACTCTCCGGTGGTGTTTTGACCaaggagatcgaagaagagatggccAAGGTCATCGATGCCCACGTTGCTGATTTCACCGCTTAG
- a CDS encoding mitochondrial 54S ribosomal protein bL21m: MPPRPSTGISSAFARLSLSRGLQTTAPLPPPTTPLPPSDIPSSSTSAALAHLPPILPSSSSSSLTTLPNSTSEAISLISSQSASSSGRYVIARLYSRNYLLHPKDILTLPQLKPIQAPGSTLSLTKVLEVGSRDYAIRSQASNAAILKRSMNWKSKRLSSFEGIPEGLVDCNLTILEHTKSPLERILKKKRRKGYKKTIEHKQGYTRLRVGDILLKGEKEI; encoded by the exons ATGCCTCCTAGACCAAGCACCGGCATATCGTCTG CCTTCGCTAGactctcactctcaaggGGTCTTCAAACCACCGCTCCCCtcccaccaccaacaacccCACTCCCACCTTCCGAcatcccctcttcttcaacttcagcAGCTTTAGCCCATTTACCACCtatcctcccttcttcttcctcttctagTTTGACGACTCTACCAAACTCCACATCCGAGGCTATatcactcatatcatctcaatcagcttcatcttccggTCGATACGTTATCGCCCGTCTCTACTCTCGAAATTACCTCTTACATCCTAAAGATATCTTAACCCTCCCTCAACTTAAACCCATCCAAGCTCCGGGCAGTACTCTATCCCTCACAAAGGTATTGGAAGTAGGTTCGAGGGATTATGCAATAAGGAGTCAGGCGTCCAACGCAGCGATACTGAAGAGATCAATGAATTGGAAATCCAAAAGATTAAGTAGTTTCGAGGGCATACCTGAAGGATTGGTGGATTGTAATCTGACGATATTAGAACATACCAAATCGCCCTTGGAGAGGATAttgaagaaaaagagaagaaagggataCAAGAAGACTATAGAACATAAACAGGGTTATACGAGGTTGAGAGTTGGGGATATACTgttgaaaggagagaaagagatataG